The nucleotide sequence AACACGGATGAGGACGAGAACGCCATCAACGGAAGGTTCGCCGCCCGCGAGATCGTTGCCAGTGCCCCGGGTTCATTCAGACTACGGGGGTCGCTGGCTCGCGTGCGGTATTTGAGGAATGTGTCTTCGCGCGACTGACCTGTGTAGATGATGGCCCAGGGCTTCGTCCGCAACAGCATGTTGTCGATGTTCCGCGGGTTTGAAAAGTCATGCTTTGATCGGCTGATTGCCTTCACGGGTAGACCACGGATTTCACAGCAAACTTTGATCGAGTTTCCCAACGTATCCCCATTGCTGATCAGCAGAATGGGGGGGCCCTTGATCGGCTGTCGATGGGGCGAAGTCTGTGGAGATCGAATCAAAAAGCGGATGTCGCGCCGCCACCAGCCATCCCCTGCCAGGACCGCATGAGAGGGCTTTGTTCCTGAGGCGAGTTCTTTTGCCAGCTTCGCGACTGCTGTCGGGCGAGGAACAGGTCCCCGGACGTCGAAGGCGCCCGATTCATAGTAGCCGGCTTTGCGGGTGAGCAGAGAGTTCCAGTCAAACGAACCCAGGAGCGCCCAGGCCGTTACGGCGCGGAGATCGACTCCGTGCTCCTGTCGAGCGTCGTGGGCGTGGTTCCAGACTTCGTTCAACCATCTGAGCTGCTCTTCACGCGTGCAACCAATGTGAGCTTCCGTGATGGCGATGGGAGTGCGGTACCGTTTCCACGCCTCCTGGACCAGTTTTTTCACCCCCACCAGGCCTTCTCGTCGCACGCGCACCGCTTCGATGTCAGCGTAGACGTGTTTGCCGTTACTTCCCCGGCAACCGACCGGGTACCTGTGGTATCGCCGGTCGAGATACCGCTCGCTGGTCACGTAGTAATTGATCCCGAGGATATCGGCGGGAAGCGGATTGTCAGCGAACCACCGCAGGGATTCTTCCGGCACTCCCAGCCATTCGAAGTAAGATCCGATGGGGTGATGTCGATCGACGGCTCCTGCCAGCAAGTCAAAGGTCAGCCAGCGACGCTGATTATCGAAGTCAGCCTGATATTGCAGGGACGGAGAGGCAAACGTCTTCCCGAGATCCTCTGTCTGAATCAACCTAGCCTCAGGATTCACTTTTCTAATGGCGCGCATCGCCAGTACCGTCGCCTGACACTGGTTGAGCATCGCCATAGCGAATGCCCGGCTGTCTCGTTGGTGAGGATACCAGTGCCCATAAAGAGCGCTGAATCGAGCCGTGGTGAGAGGTTCGTTGACCGGGGTGTAGCCTGTCACCCACGGATACCTCGAGGCGAATGCGAAAGCATACGCCTCGAGTCCCTTAGCAAAACTATCCTTCAGCAGATCGACTCCGTGCGGGCCGCCGCCGTGATGAACTAAACCTGCAATGGGGGCGATGTTGAGCTGTTTCAGTCGCTGAAACCGCTCATCGATCCATCCCCATTCATAGTGCTCCGAAGCAGCGGGCGACGCCCACTCCCAGAGAGCAGGGTACCTCACGACCTTGATACCCAGGTCGGCGATCCGGTTCAAATCGTCGACTCGAGCCCAATGTCCCGAACGTTCGAACTGATCATGGAAGTCGTCCCCGACTCGATTACGGGTGCATTCCAAGCCCCCCCATAACCGGATCCCTTGATCGTCAAGAATATCCATCTTCTCAGTGCCTCGTGAAAACCGGCGTCATGTAAAGGTGACTGCTCACACTACTTTGACGACTTCACCGGGTTGCACAGAGTGACTATTCGTCTGATGTGCAGCCCGCAGGCTCAGTGCCTTTTCTGC is from Schlesneria sp. DSM 10557 and encodes:
- a CDS encoding family 1 glycosylhydrolase — protein: MDILDDQGIRLWGGLECTRNRVGDDFHDQFERSGHWARVDDLNRIADLGIKVVRYPALWEWASPAASEHYEWGWIDERFQRLKQLNIAPIAGLVHHGGGPHGVDLLKDSFAKGLEAYAFAFASRYPWVTGYTPVNEPLTTARFSALYGHWYPHQRDSRAFAMAMLNQCQATVLAMRAIRKVNPEARLIQTEDLGKTFASPSLQYQADFDNQRRWLTFDLLAGAVDRHHPIGSYFEWLGVPEESLRWFADNPLPADILGINYYVTSERYLDRRYHRYPVGCRGSNGKHVYADIEAVRVRREGLVGVKKLVQEAWKRYRTPIAITEAHIGCTREEQLRWLNEVWNHAHDARQEHGVDLRAVTAWALLGSFDWNSLLTRKAGYYESGAFDVRGPVPRPTAVAKLAKELASGTKPSHAVLAGDGWWRRDIRFLIRSPQTSPHRQPIKGPPILLISNGDTLGNSIKVCCEIRGLPVKAISRSKHDFSNPRNIDNMLLRTKPWAIIYTGQSREDTFLKYRTRASDPRSLNEPGALATISRAANLPLMAFSSSSVFGVEREQPYRESDTPNPICEFGRTKLQTELRILDTAPHALLVRPGAYLDISAKNGFLRRSVQAFNDGIPCCLDPITMSLTYLPEIVNTGLDLLIDGNSGIWHLAGEGFATLEEVAAELASRLRLEQPRVSVRKPTPSTRQAPSAYRAIASERGITLSPWRVAISRYLHDSHML